Proteins found in one Bremerella volcania genomic segment:
- a CDS encoding efflux RND transporter periplasmic adaptor subunit, with protein sequence MPRTILLRIALFLSLAIAIGLIGYYTGMQFAPAPAPPTEAAQDDHEDEHGHDHGSGEVVELTDAAFNNLKIAVKTMRGETYVAPLTIPGEVVEIPGRSSFTVAAPVGGNIRSVNVDAGQLVHLSDALFTLDIVDEPVLSAQVDLLDVLGQIDVTKAEINRLSPLAQSGAIAGKTQLEFQYQEQKLQNRKDARIQELIARGLTANQVSHVIEQRKLIKQIDVLLSEVPRVDDSSEQDPVSFVVESLEIHPGMTVERGTSLARLADHRYLYIRGEAFEQDVPRLYELEANHLPIEVQFGHSHQDAAHRNYATRTAEIAYIDNHADETTGTFFFYLRIKNEVAADSLLLDQSVTRQWRFKPGQRVHLQLPMDKYEDQFVLPREALVEEGIETFVFQQVFGHVEPAMKEFQKVPVEVIHRDTNTAVIRRDGDIRLGDTIVVTHAYQLYLEMLSKAGSGGGSDHHGHNH encoded by the coding sequence ATGCCTCGCACGATTTTGCTTCGGATCGCGCTCTTTTTGAGCCTCGCGATCGCGATCGGCTTGATCGGATATTACACCGGAATGCAATTCGCTCCCGCCCCTGCACCGCCGACCGAAGCGGCTCAGGATGATCACGAGGACGAACATGGGCACGACCATGGTTCCGGCGAAGTCGTCGAACTGACCGACGCGGCATTCAACAACTTGAAGATCGCGGTAAAGACCATGCGCGGCGAAACGTATGTCGCACCGCTAACCATTCCCGGCGAAGTGGTCGAGATCCCCGGACGCAGCAGCTTTACGGTGGCGGCGCCGGTCGGAGGGAACATTCGCAGCGTGAACGTTGATGCCGGGCAACTGGTACATCTGTCCGATGCTCTCTTTACGCTCGACATCGTCGACGAGCCGGTCCTGTCGGCTCAGGTTGACCTACTGGACGTCTTGGGTCAGATCGACGTTACGAAGGCCGAGATCAACCGGCTCTCTCCGTTGGCTCAATCTGGAGCGATCGCGGGCAAAACCCAACTCGAATTTCAGTACCAAGAGCAGAAGCTGCAAAACCGCAAGGATGCCCGCATTCAGGAATTGATTGCCCGGGGGCTGACGGCAAACCAGGTATCCCACGTGATCGAGCAGCGCAAACTGATCAAACAGATCGACGTACTGCTGAGCGAAGTTCCGCGAGTGGATGACTCCTCAGAACAAGATCCTGTCTCGTTCGTCGTGGAATCGCTTGAAATTCATCCCGGCATGACCGTCGAGCGCGGCACGTCGCTGGCCCGGTTGGCCGACCATCGCTACCTGTACATTCGCGGCGAAGCATTCGAGCAGGACGTTCCGCGGCTGTACGAACTGGAAGCGAATCACCTGCCGATCGAAGTTCAGTTCGGCCACTCGCACCAGGACGCGGCTCATCGCAACTACGCGACGCGTACCGCCGAGATCGCCTACATCGACAACCATGCGGATGAAACAACGGGAACGTTCTTCTTCTACTTGCGGATCAAGAACGAAGTCGCTGCCGACTCGTTGCTCTTGGATCAGTCGGTTACGCGTCAGTGGCGATTCAAACCGGGGCAGAGGGTCCACCTGCAATTGCCCATGGATAAGTACGAAGACCAGTTCGTCCTGCCGCGCGAAGCGTTGGTGGAGGAAGGAATCGAAACGTTCGTCTTTCAACAAGTCTTCGGCCATGTCGAACCCGCCATGAAGGAGTTTCAAAAGGTTCCGGTCGAGGTGATCCACCGCGACACGAACACCGCCGTGATCCGCCGCGATGGAGACATTCGCCTGGGAGACACGATCGTCGTGACCCATGCCTATCAGTTGTACTTGGAAATGCTTTCCAAGGCCGGCTCTGGCGGCGGAAGCGATCACCACGGACATAACCACTAA
- a CDS encoding sialidase family protein, which translates to MKSIVTYGGLFGLLVGLLVCPARGQAADAQAPKLPKVAGQDTPAFVTSEFIFPTEDRPTKNSHASTIVETSEGLVAAWFGGTHEKNPDVGIWLSRNTGNGWSTPIEVANGVQDEELRHPTWNPVLFQPKEGPLMLFYKVGPSPSSWWGMLTTSTDNGITWTEPTRLGENEAIGNLLGPVKNKPIQREDGTIVCPSSTEHKGWRVHFEVTKDLGKTWEVIGPINDAKLFNAIQPSILSYGDGKMQILCRTRENQVASAWSEDGGKTWSALSGTELPNPNSGTDAVSLADGTQLLVYNHTIRESDFPAGRNMLNVAISKDGNAWHPVLTLERQPGEYSYPAVIQTSDGKVHIVYTYRRETIKHVVVDPAKLKIPAPAPAK; encoded by the coding sequence ATGAAATCAATCGTTACCTATGGTGGCTTGTTTGGCCTGTTGGTCGGGCTCCTTGTATGTCCTGCCCGCGGCCAAGCTGCCGATGCCCAGGCCCCGAAGCTTCCTAAAGTCGCCGGACAGGACACGCCCGCGTTCGTGACTTCCGAGTTCATCTTCCCGACTGAAGATCGGCCGACCAAGAACTCCCACGCGTCGACCATCGTCGAAACCTCCGAGGGGCTGGTCGCTGCCTGGTTTGGCGGAACGCATGAAAAGAACCCGGACGTGGGCATCTGGCTTTCACGCAACACCGGCAACGGCTGGTCCACTCCCATCGAAGTCGCCAACGGCGTCCAGGACGAAGAACTCCGCCACCCAACCTGGAACCCAGTGCTGTTTCAACCGAAAGAAGGGCCGCTAATGCTCTTCTACAAGGTTGGCCCCAGCCCAAGTAGCTGGTGGGGCATGCTGACCACATCAACCGACAACGGCATCACCTGGACCGAGCCCACTCGCTTGGGCGAGAACGAAGCCATCGGCAACCTCCTGGGCCCCGTGAAGAACAAGCCAATTCAACGAGAGGATGGAACCATTGTTTGTCCCTCCAGCACCGAACACAAAGGATGGCGGGTTCACTTCGAGGTCACCAAAGACCTGGGCAAGACTTGGGAAGTGATCGGTCCGATCAATGATGCCAAGCTGTTCAATGCCATCCAGCCCAGCATTCTTTCGTACGGCGACGGCAAGATGCAGATCCTCTGCCGCACGCGTGAGAACCAGGTTGCTTCGGCCTGGTCGGAAGATGGTGGCAAGACCTGGAGCGCCTTGAGCGGGACCGAACTCCCCAACCCCAATTCCGGGACCGACGCGGTGAGCCTTGCCGATGGCACGCAGCTATTGGTCTATAACCACACCATTCGCGAGTCCGACTTTCCGGCGGGCCGTAACATGCTGAACGTGGCGATCTCGAAGGATGGCAATGCCTGGCATCCGGTGTTGACCCTCGAGCGGCAACCAGGCGAATACTCGTACCCGGCCGTCATTCAGACTTCCGACGGAAAAGTGCATATTGTCTATACGTACCGCCGGGAAACGATCAAACACGTAGTCGTCGATCCCGCAAAATTGAAGATTCCTGCACCGGCACCCGCAAAATAG
- the gap gene encoding type I glyceraldehyde-3-phosphate dehydrogenase: protein MAVKVAINGFGRIGRLTFRNMIARPEEFEVVAINDLTDNEMLATLLKYDSTHRRFPGTVEFDNEGLTVNGKKIKVLEERNPANLPWGDLGVDVVIESTGVFTGKKNGEKPGYDSHLDAGARKVVLSAPAKDEPDLTCVLGVNDDKLTADMTTVSNASCTTNCLAPVAKVLNDSFGIESGLMTTIHAYTNDQNVLDLPHKDPYRARAAAQNIIPTSTGAAKAVALAIPELKGKLTGIAMRVPVPTGSVVDLTANLSKSASVEEINAAMKAAAEGPMKGILAYTEDPIVSSDIIGDPHSSIFAAPFTAVIADKLVKVVSWYDNEAGYSARAADLVKKLGTM from the coding sequence GTGGCAGTAAAGGTTGCAATTAACGGTTTTGGACGTATCGGTCGACTTACCTTCCGCAACATGATCGCTCGTCCTGAGGAGTTCGAGGTTGTGGCGATTAACGACCTGACCGACAACGAAATGCTCGCGACGCTGCTGAAGTATGACAGCACGCACCGTCGCTTCCCTGGCACCGTCGAGTTCGACAACGAAGGCCTGACGGTCAACGGCAAGAAGATCAAGGTTCTCGAAGAACGTAACCCAGCCAATCTCCCTTGGGGCGATCTGGGCGTCGACGTCGTCATCGAATCGACCGGCGTTTTCACCGGCAAGAAGAACGGCGAAAAGCCCGGTTACGACTCGCACCTGGACGCTGGCGCCCGTAAGGTCGTCCTCTCTGCCCCAGCCAAGGACGAACCCGATCTGACGTGCGTTCTCGGCGTGAACGACGACAAGCTGACCGCCGACATGACCACCGTTTCCAACGCCAGCTGCACGACCAACTGCCTGGCTCCGGTTGCCAAGGTCTTGAACGATTCGTTTGGTATCGAAAGTGGTTTGATGACCACGATCCACGCGTACACGAACGATCAGAACGTGCTGGACCTGCCGCACAAAGATCCTTACCGTGCTCGTGCCGCTGCCCAGAACATCATCCCAACCTCGACCGGTGCTGCCAAAGCCGTTGCTCTGGCCATTCCAGAACTCAAGGGCAAGCTGACTGGTATCGCCATGCGTGTTCCGGTTCCCACCGGTAGCGTCGTCGACCTGACCGCCAACCTGAGCAAGTCGGCCAGCGTCGAAGAAATCAACGCCGCCATGAAGGCTGCCGCCGAAGGCCCGATGAAGGGTATCCTGGCTTACACCGAAGATCCGATCGTTTCGTCCGACATCATCGGCGATCCACACAGCTCGATCTTCGCGGCTCCGTTCACCGCCGTGATCGCCGACAAGCTGGTCAAGGTCGTTTCGTGGTACGACAACGAAGCCGGTTACTCGGCTCGTGCCGCCGACCTGGTCAAGAAGCTGGGCACCATGTAA
- a CDS encoding cation:dicarboxylate symporter family transporter, protein MTDTADASKPDNSMRGLILILLGIVLGVLLGLFYGYSMWLASEGAEKELARLEKTIEQKQSDAAKYRQQAQETNDAQVAQRLNKEADRLEGQLPKIQGRIDKTKKTVEQVEADKKAGKLGVAQSVYIFCEFCGDLFLQVLKLLVIPLVITSMISGITSLGDIRKMGRVGLSTIVYYFSTGAIAVFIGIVLVIIIQPGMSADDTFAYRTESVEAKEGQTTMEVFLDVFRGREGDPGSGMFPSNLFLAATNTNVLALIVFAIVFGGALTTLGEEGALVIRFFNVCNEAVMKMVHLVMLFAPIGIFGLVSSNIAKNGGAAGFLEQLQAIGWYVATVVIGLLIHSAILATLLGVLGKRNPMTYTFNLLRALLTSVSTASSAATLPVTMECVEENNGVSNRAASFVLPLGATINMDGTALYEAVAVIFIAQTLGIDLSTADLVIVFLTASLAAVGAAGIPEAGLVTMVIVLQAVGLPMTGIGTILAIDWFLDRLRTTVNVYGDACGAGIIDTMVVQKQAPAEPAPEAG, encoded by the coding sequence ATGACCGACACCGCAGACGCATCGAAGCCAGACAACAGCATGCGTGGCCTGATACTCATTCTGTTGGGTATCGTTTTGGGCGTTTTGTTGGGTCTTTTCTACGGCTATTCGATGTGGTTGGCCTCAGAAGGGGCGGAGAAGGAACTGGCCCGGCTTGAGAAGACGATCGAGCAAAAGCAGTCCGATGCCGCCAAATACCGCCAGCAGGCCCAAGAGACGAACGATGCCCAGGTAGCTCAGCGGCTGAACAAGGAAGCCGATCGCCTGGAAGGCCAACTGCCCAAGATTCAGGGCCGCATCGACAAAACAAAGAAGACCGTCGAACAAGTCGAGGCCGATAAGAAGGCCGGCAAATTGGGTGTCGCCCAGTCGGTTTACATCTTCTGCGAGTTCTGCGGCGACCTGTTTCTGCAGGTACTGAAGCTGCTGGTCATTCCGCTGGTGATCACCAGCATGATCAGCGGGATCACGTCGCTAGGTGATATTCGGAAGATGGGACGCGTTGGTCTCTCGACGATCGTCTACTACTTCAGCACCGGGGCGATCGCCGTCTTCATCGGGATCGTGCTGGTCATCATCATTCAGCCAGGGATGTCGGCCGACGACACGTTTGCCTACCGCACCGAGAGTGTCGAGGCGAAAGAAGGTCAGACCACGATGGAGGTCTTCCTCGACGTCTTTCGCGGCCGCGAAGGGGACCCTGGCAGCGGGATGTTCCCCTCGAACTTGTTCCTGGCCGCGACCAATACCAACGTGCTGGCGCTGATCGTCTTTGCCATTGTGTTTGGCGGCGCGCTGACCACCCTGGGCGAGGAAGGGGCCCTGGTCATCCGCTTCTTCAACGTCTGCAACGAAGCGGTGATGAAGATGGTGCACCTGGTGATGCTCTTTGCGCCGATCGGTATCTTCGGGCTCGTCAGTTCGAACATCGCCAAGAACGGCGGTGCCGCCGGCTTTCTGGAACAGCTTCAGGCGATTGGCTGGTACGTGGCAACGGTGGTCATTGGGCTGCTGATCCATTCCGCTATTCTGGCCACGCTGCTCGGCGTGCTCGGCAAGCGAAATCCGATGACTTACACATTCAACCTCTTGCGGGCTTTGCTCACGTCGGTCAGCACGGCCAGTAGTGCCGCCACGCTGCCGGTGACGATGGAGTGCGTCGAAGAAAATAACGGCGTCTCGAATCGCGCCGCGTCGTTCGTCTTGCCCCTGGGTGCCACCATCAACATGGACGGTACGGCGCTATATGAGGCGGTGGCGGTGATCTTCATTGCGCAGACGCTGGGGATCGATCTCTCGACGGCAGACCTGGTGATTGTGTTTCTGACGGCATCCCTGGCCGCGGTGGGTGCCGCCGGCATCCCGGAAGCAGGCCTGGTGACGATGGTGATCGTACTGCAGGCGGTGGGACTGCCGATGACGGGCATCGGCACGATCCTGGCGATCGACTGGTTCCTTGATCGTTTGCGAACGACGGTCAACGTCTACGGCGACGCGTGCGGGGCCGGCATCATCGATACGATGGTCGTGCAAAAGCAGGCGCCAGCGGAACCGGCGCCAGAAGCTGGCTAA
- a CDS encoding TraR/DksA C4-type zinc finger protein, with the protein MARTVAKCEICREWIDAERLEAVPGTRLCREHAEQINQYGGEFLTVAREDRTSKSGSLKINIGGVTTERVPNQKAMDQLRDDYEMQLDDD; encoded by the coding sequence ATGGCAAGAACAGTGGCCAAATGCGAGATCTGTCGAGAGTGGATCGATGCCGAACGGCTCGAAGCGGTCCCCGGCACGCGGTTGTGTCGAGAACACGCAGAGCAAATCAATCAATACGGAGGCGAATTCCTCACCGTCGCACGGGAAGACCGAACATCGAAGTCAGGCAGCTTGAAAATCAACATCGGCGGGGTCACCACCGAACGAGTCCCCAATCAGAAAGCCATGGATCAGCTGCGGGACGACTACGAAATGCAGCTCGACGATGATTAA
- a CDS encoding GspE/PulE family protein encodes MQLTELHQQLLSQDAKADAYAEGIVSALLKGALALRASDVHIQPTPTGHQLKIRIDGVLQTLGEIPRGEKTDTGARLKILAGLLTYRTDIPQEGRVSDLTFGQEVRVSTFPALHGERVVIRILWQQDELHQLSDLGLPKRIADDLAALLEESSGMILIAGPAGSGKSTTAYACLRHIAAEQHGGRSIVTLEDPIESEIPGISQSHIRPSAGFDFATGLRSLMRQDPEVILVGEIRDPVTVETAMQASLTGQLVVSTFHSGSAAEAIRRLIDMGIPTYMIQSGLLGVLHQRLVRTLCACAVACEEEQRLGFAIEGMKQPQGCEKCRGIGYLGRTLLAEWLVPHQHRLSKLSLETATSAAIEAWAVEAGMPTRWVQAEAMLSSGTTSPAEIRRVLGFRDDPFTKSLTSR; translated from the coding sequence ATGCAACTGACCGAACTTCACCAGCAGCTACTCAGCCAAGACGCCAAGGCCGACGCCTATGCCGAAGGGATCGTGAGCGCGCTGCTAAAGGGAGCGTTGGCCCTGCGAGCCAGTGACGTCCACATTCAACCGACCCCCACCGGGCACCAGCTCAAGATTCGCATCGACGGCGTCCTGCAAACCCTGGGAGAAATCCCCCGCGGAGAGAAGACCGACACCGGCGCACGGCTGAAAATTCTTGCCGGCCTGTTGACGTACCGAACCGATATTCCTCAAGAGGGACGCGTCAGCGATCTGACGTTCGGACAGGAAGTCCGGGTCAGCACCTTTCCGGCACTGCATGGCGAACGGGTCGTGATTCGGATTCTGTGGCAGCAAGACGAACTGCATCAGCTGAGCGATCTCGGTTTGCCCAAACGCATTGCCGATGATCTTGCGGCGCTGCTCGAAGAGTCGTCCGGCATGATCCTTATCGCCGGGCCGGCTGGTAGTGGGAAGTCGACCACCGCCTATGCCTGCCTGCGGCATATCGCGGCCGAGCAGCATGGCGGACGCAGCATCGTCACGCTGGAAGATCCGATCGAGTCCGAAATCCCCGGCATCTCGCAGAGCCACATTCGCCCCAGCGCCGGCTTCGACTTCGCTACGGGGCTGCGGAGCTTGATGCGGCAAGATCCCGAAGTGATCCTCGTAGGCGAAATCCGCGACCCTGTGACGGTCGAAACGGCCATGCAGGCCAGTCTCACCGGGCAACTGGTCGTCAGCACGTTCCATAGTGGCAGTGCGGCGGAAGCGATCCGGCGACTGATCGACATGGGGATTCCCACCTACATGATTCAAAGCGGACTGCTGGGCGTGCTGCATCAGCGGCTGGTGCGAACGCTGTGCGCTTGCGCAGTCGCGTGCGAAGAGGAACAGCGGCTGGGCTTTGCAATCGAAGGGATGAAACAGCCCCAAGGGTGCGAGAAGTGCCGCGGCATCGGCTATCTCGGGCGAACGCTCCTGGCCGAATGGCTCGTACCTCACCAACACCGGTTGTCGAAGCTGTCGCTCGAGACGGCCACCAGCGCCGCGATCGAGGCCTGGGCGGTCGAAGCCGGCATGCCTACGCGGTGGGTCCAGGCCGAAGCGATGCTATCCAGCGGCACGACCAGCCCCGCTGAGATCCGCCGTGTGCTTGGTTTTCGCGATGATCCTTTCACCAAGTCGCTTACGTCTCGTTAG
- a CDS encoding undecaprenyl-diphosphate phosphatase translates to MDLPVWQILLLAIVQGIAEFLPISSSGHLVVLATLLGADAEKFDLVELNIVLHAGTLGSILVVYRKQLFEALTKDWRILFLLAVATMPAVIAAVVLKLTDGDALLESPLVAGVCLLVTGAILLLSQRLAQSEQTYEATSWWQAWWIGCAQALAILPGISRSGSTICSGQALGLSREGAATFSFLMAVPAILGAIVLELAKSLSHSSETENGLPAWLLLLGALVSFAVGWASLVLLLRMVQRGRLHWFAWWCFAVGLFVIVWQTTIG, encoded by the coding sequence GTGGATCTACCTGTTTGGCAAATCCTATTGCTGGCCATCGTGCAGGGCATTGCCGAGTTCCTGCCGATCAGTTCGTCGGGCCACCTCGTGGTTCTGGCGACGCTGCTGGGTGCCGATGCCGAAAAGTTCGACCTGGTCGAACTCAACATCGTGCTGCACGCCGGAACGCTTGGCTCGATCCTGGTGGTCTATCGAAAACAACTCTTCGAGGCCCTCACCAAGGACTGGCGGATCTTGTTTCTACTGGCCGTCGCGACCATGCCGGCGGTAATCGCCGCGGTGGTTTTGAAGCTGACCGATGGAGATGCTCTGCTCGAATCCCCTTTGGTGGCCGGCGTTTGCCTGCTAGTGACCGGGGCGATCCTGCTGCTTTCGCAGCGACTGGCCCAGAGCGAGCAAACGTACGAAGCGACCTCGTGGTGGCAGGCATGGTGGATCGGCTGTGCCCAGGCCCTGGCCATTTTGCCTGGCATTTCCCGCAGTGGTTCGACCATCTGCAGCGGCCAGGCCCTGGGCCTCTCGCGCGAAGGCGCCGCGACGTTCTCTTTCCTGATGGCGGTACCGGCGATCCTGGGTGCGATCGTGTTGGAACTGGCCAAGTCCCTCTCGCATTCGTCCGAAACGGAAAACGGCCTACCGGCCTGGTTGCTACTATTGGGAGCGCTGGTTTCCTTCGCGGTGGGCTGGGCGTCGCTGGTCCTCTTGCTGCGGATGGTTCAACGGGGGCGGCTGCACTGGTTTGCGTGGTGGTGCTTCGCGGTCGGGTTGTTTGTCATCGTCTGGCAGACGACGATAGGATAG